A portion of the Hyalangium minutum genome contains these proteins:
- a CDS encoding flagellar assembly protein T N-terminal domain-containing protein, with protein sequence MQALKLTVLTWMVAAVAVAADAQPEFVTQEVTGEAAIVDNNRDKAFQEAKNAALRDAVEVVVGVAISSTTLTSNSQLITDKILAKVDGYVRDVQILEKKEERGVMKVKVRAQVGSGRIDKDLQAMQALVQQLGNRKLVILLYEQTVTSDAKSIESQTMSTVLTETFSQDGWTIIDPHFAQGKVRLQPGATALSTAEAKELGDLTQADYILYGNVTYRYHAPQEGGLVPELDAQGKQLVFFVSGEYNLAFFATDSGTQIAKVAGKFNRNPGQTGKKSVQQTISYDQTAREITDERSREIIESVRAPIGEYLRNAMFNGSRVVVRLNGGVDYAAVQGFMKVLSQSVSEVRQMGQATLKDGKARFDVTLVGTADTLAEAVSGKTYQGKKISVTGVTGNTLEITLAR encoded by the coding sequence ATGCAGGCGCTGAAGCTGACGGTCCTCACGTGGATGGTGGCCGCGGTGGCGGTGGCCGCCGACGCGCAGCCCGAGTTCGTCACCCAGGAGGTGACGGGCGAGGCCGCCATCGTGGACAACAACCGCGACAAGGCCTTCCAGGAGGCGAAGAACGCCGCGCTCCGGGACGCGGTGGAGGTGGTGGTGGGGGTGGCGATCTCCTCCACGACGCTGACCTCCAACAGCCAGCTCATCACCGACAAGATCCTCGCGAAGGTGGACGGCTACGTGCGCGACGTCCAGATCCTCGAGAAGAAGGAGGAGCGCGGGGTGATGAAGGTGAAGGTCCGGGCGCAGGTGGGCTCGGGCCGGATCGACAAGGATCTGCAGGCCATGCAGGCGCTGGTCCAGCAGCTTGGGAACCGCAAGCTGGTCATCCTGCTCTACGAGCAGACCGTTACTTCCGATGCGAAGTCCATCGAGAGCCAGACGATGAGCACGGTGCTCACCGAGACGTTCTCCCAGGATGGCTGGACGATCATCGATCCCCACTTCGCGCAGGGAAAGGTCCGGCTGCAGCCCGGCGCCACGGCGCTCTCCACCGCCGAGGCCAAGGAGCTGGGGGACCTGACGCAAGCGGATTACATCCTCTACGGGAACGTGACCTACCGGTACCACGCGCCGCAGGAGGGAGGCCTGGTGCCGGAGCTGGACGCGCAGGGCAAGCAGCTCGTCTTCTTTGTCAGCGGTGAGTACAACCTGGCCTTCTTCGCGACGGACAGCGGCACGCAGATCGCCAAGGTTGCTGGCAAGTTCAACCGGAACCCGGGGCAGACCGGCAAGAAGAGCGTGCAACAGACGATCTCCTACGATCAGACGGCGAGAGAGATCACCGATGAGCGCAGCCGTGAGATCATCGAGTCGGTGCGAGCGCCGATTGGCGAGTACCTCCGCAACGCGATGTTCAACGGCAGCCGGGTGGTGGTGAGGCTGAACGGAGGCGTGGACTACGCCGCCGTCCAGGGCTTCATGAAGGTCCTCTCGCAGTCGGTGAGCGAGGTGCGTCAGATGGGGCAGGCCACGCTCAAGGATGGCAAGGCCCGGTTCGACGTCACCCTCGTGGGCACGGCGGACACCTTGGCCGAGGCCGTCAGTGGGAAGACCTACCAGGGAAAGAAGATCAGCGTGACGGGCGTGACGGGCAACACCCTCGAGATCACGCTGGCGCGCTGA
- a CDS encoding LPP20 family lipoprotein — MKRSLWMLALVVPLWASAQGKDARPETGVNWEGQLLRATGAGAPDMKASNPAQARLGAERAAKMDAFRNLLEQAKGVQISAGRTVGDAMGNEEIRGRVEGVVRGFKVVNKRYYSDSGVEMDVEVPLAALTSALAPAPDSGIAVNTQGEKKYTGLVVDARGLGAKPVLTPRLLDGAGKAVYGAEALSAEARKTAAVAAWFKSVEEAQKSALVGEKPLVVKAAQLQGTDLVLAEDALKKLMEANASFLAEGRVAIVTP, encoded by the coding sequence GTGAAGCGCTCGTTGTGGATGCTGGCCCTGGTCGTGCCGCTGTGGGCCTCGGCCCAGGGAAAGGACGCCAGGCCTGAGACCGGGGTGAACTGGGAAGGACAGCTGCTCCGGGCCACCGGCGCGGGCGCTCCGGACATGAAGGCCTCCAACCCGGCCCAGGCGCGGCTGGGCGCCGAGCGCGCGGCGAAGATGGACGCGTTCCGCAACCTGCTGGAGCAGGCCAAGGGCGTGCAGATCAGCGCCGGCCGCACGGTGGGTGACGCCATGGGCAACGAGGAGATCCGCGGCCGCGTCGAGGGCGTCGTCCGCGGCTTCAAGGTCGTCAACAAGCGCTACTACTCGGACAGCGGCGTGGAGATGGATGTGGAGGTGCCGCTGGCGGCGCTCACATCCGCGCTGGCGCCTGCCCCAGACTCGGGCATCGCCGTGAACACACAGGGCGAGAAGAAGTACACGGGGCTGGTGGTGGACGCACGAGGCCTGGGCGCCAAGCCGGTGCTTACGCCGAGGCTGCTGGATGGCGCGGGCAAGGCCGTCTACGGGGCCGAGGCCCTCTCCGCGGAGGCTCGCAAGACGGCGGCCGTGGCCGCCTGGTTCAAGAGCGTCGAGGAGGCCCAGAAGAGCGCGCTGGTGGGCGAGAAGCCGCTGGTGGTGAAGGCGGCGCAACTCCAGGGCACGGATCTGGTGCTGGCCGAGGACGCGCTGAAGAAGCTGATGGAAGCAAACGCCTCGTTCCTGGCCGAGGGCCGGGTGGCCATCGTCACCCCGTAA
- a CDS encoding PilZ domain-containing protein encodes MSDKRKAKRAPIDIYLNKYMGGVPYLTRASDISHEGLSLAQLIEPQHHARRVGLQFQLPGSEEVIYAEGEVVREWAQLDASRNERSGVRFTLLTERHRRMIDAYVSRAQGN; translated from the coding sequence ATGAGCGACAAGCGGAAGGCGAAGCGGGCTCCAATCGACATCTATCTGAACAAGTACATGGGCGGAGTGCCCTACCTCACCCGCGCCTCCGACATCAGCCATGAGGGCCTGAGCCTCGCGCAGCTCATCGAGCCGCAGCACCACGCCCGCCGGGTGGGCCTCCAGTTCCAGCTCCCGGGCTCGGAAGAGGTCATCTACGCGGAGGGCGAAGTTGTCCGCGAGTGGGCCCAGTTGGACGCGTCTCGCAACGAGCGCTCCGGTGTGCGCTTCACGCTGCTGACCGAGCGGCACCGCCGGATGATCGACGCCTACGTGAGCCGCGCTCAGGGCAACTGA
- a CDS encoding ELWxxDGT repeat protein: MRVWRAFSIVLALLGSLSAHSGPSPAEAAGGAQLAEEPVGWGPCSHTATSLEYSPDAVVLDPGELVRAESGLIFSAYNGKGGLDLWKSIGPERAGTLRVKDFTPLLADLSPLEPTRVGTRVFFTAEAPEHGRELWVTDGTPEGTREVKDLWPGPIGSFPQSLFEFNGLLYFSAVDEKNGQELWRSDGTAEGTFLVEDLEPGVEGSSPQSLTLGGGGSLYFVVERGSYRVLMWSNGEAGAVELFRVDEMNTLESLTLVGRRLFFLTASMHDHMTELWMTDGGQPVLLKMFSEVHELATMGGRLYLSASSMEDPAGVELWRSDGTAAGTLRVKDLRLGAEASMPQSFTVLGRRIFFSADDGVHGRELWVSDGTAAGTQLFEDLLVGEMGSSPEVLTAIQGHLFFYANKEGSGRTPWMSDGTMEGTLPIEGPTAEAHTSEMQALPSGEFMRSGWNVFFTAEDGPRGQKLWALPFRPAGRCPIATPPAP; encoded by the coding sequence ATGCGCGTCTGGCGTGCGTTCTCCATCGTGCTAGCGCTGCTTGGCAGCCTGTCGGCTCACTCCGGGCCCTCTCCCGCTGAGGCAGCCGGGGGTGCGCAGCTCGCCGAAGAGCCCGTGGGATGGGGGCCCTGCAGTCACACGGCCACATCCCTGGAATACTCACCCGACGCGGTGGTGCTCGATCCGGGCGAGCTCGTGCGTGCGGAGTCAGGCCTCATCTTCAGCGCATACAACGGCAAAGGCGGGCTCGATCTCTGGAAGAGCATCGGCCCCGAGCGAGCAGGCACCTTGCGAGTGAAGGACTTCACCCCCTTGCTGGCAGACCTGAGTCCCCTGGAACCCACCCGCGTGGGGACTCGCGTCTTCTTCACCGCCGAGGCTCCAGAGCATGGGCGGGAGCTCTGGGTGACGGACGGCACTCCGGAAGGAACCCGGGAGGTGAAGGATCTCTGGCCCGGCCCGATAGGCTCGTTCCCGCAGTCGCTGTTCGAGTTCAATGGCCTGCTCTACTTCTCCGCGGTGGACGAGAAGAACGGCCAAGAGCTGTGGCGCAGCGACGGTACGGCCGAGGGCACCTTCCTCGTGGAGGATCTGGAGCCTGGCGTGGAGGGCAGCTCGCCGCAGTCCCTGACCCTCGGGGGCGGGGGTTCGCTTTACTTCGTCGTCGAGCGTGGCAGCTACCGGGTGTTGATGTGGAGCAATGGCGAGGCTGGCGCTGTCGAGCTGTTCCGCGTGGATGAGATGAACACCCTGGAATCCCTGACGCTCGTGGGCCGGCGGCTGTTCTTTCTCACGGCCTCCATGCACGACCACATGACCGAGCTGTGGATGACGGATGGAGGGCAGCCCGTGCTGCTGAAGATGTTCTCGGAGGTGCACGAGCTGGCAACGATGGGCGGACGCCTGTACCTCAGCGCCAGCTCGATGGAGGACCCGGCGGGAGTGGAGCTCTGGCGCAGTGATGGCACTGCGGCCGGCACGCTCCGGGTGAAGGACCTTCGGCTGGGCGCCGAGGCTTCGATGCCTCAGAGCTTCACGGTGCTGGGGCGGCGGATCTTCTTCTCCGCGGACGACGGGGTGCATGGGCGCGAGCTGTGGGTGAGCGACGGCACGGCCGCCGGGACGCAGCTCTTCGAGGATCTCCTCGTGGGGGAGATGGGCTCGTCCCCGGAGGTGCTGACGGCGATTCAAGGACACTTGTTCTTCTACGCGAACAAAGAGGGGAGCGGCCGGACCCCGTGGATGAGCGACGGCACGATGGAGGGGACGCTCCCCATCGAAGGCCCCACGGCGGAGGCGCACACTTCAGAGATGCAGGCCTTGCCCTCCGGTGAGTTCATGCGCTCCGGCTGGAATGTCTTCTTCACGGCCGAGGATGGCCCGCGCGGCCAGAAGCTGTGGGCGCTGCCATTCCGGCCAGCGGGCCGCTGCCCGATCGCCACGCCACCGGCCCCATAG